One window of the Candidatus Polarisedimenticolia bacterium genome contains the following:
- a CDS encoding glycosyltransferase family 4 protein, whose amino-acid sequence MTHTMHGPMRLLYYVESLRIGGSIQTTVTVARQMKAAGHFVVFASEGGPLLSQLEKSGIPHIPVTTEVRHPSPGVMRKLMAAIRQYDITLLCPNGFDCTLDAIPAGLLTGRPVMPTYGGMFNLPYPHPYLPVVNVFSDELMVDLVERFGWKPEVFRHLIARIDQERFYPEVSGAALRADLGIAEGLEVLVMICRHDRLKAGGVMTLLDAAEAIHRGRPDARIVLLGDGDAHGEILARIEEIHTRTGSHFILAPGASQRTAEAFAMSDLVVATGARSALEAMAIGKVVLSVGPNGFCGVLSPETIEGFRRFNFDKGRLAGNPLAAREILVDCVLRLLSDDALRGELGRFSERYAREHLLIQTAGPAYEAMYREAMRRWPSGSFARLGLFGSWVGTFLRFLSYRLERRFGLTSAPPPEEVAPPPASLDPDWRLGIPLSTVPRQG is encoded by the coding sequence GTGACCCACACGATGCACGGACCGATGCGGCTGCTCTATTACGTCGAATCGCTGCGTATCGGCGGGTCGATTCAGACGACCGTCACGGTGGCCCGGCAGATGAAGGCGGCGGGGCATTTCGTGGTCTTTGCGAGCGAAGGAGGCCCGCTGCTGAGCCAGCTCGAGAAATCGGGCATTCCCCATATCCCGGTGACGACCGAGGTACGCCACCCTTCGCCAGGCGTCATGCGCAAGCTGATGGCGGCGATCCGGCAATACGACATCACCCTGCTCTGCCCCAACGGCTTCGATTGCACGCTCGACGCGATCCCGGCGGGACTGCTGACGGGCCGCCCCGTGATGCCGACCTATGGAGGCATGTTCAACCTCCCCTACCCTCACCCTTACCTGCCGGTGGTCAACGTCTTCAGCGACGAGCTGATGGTCGACCTCGTCGAGCGTTTCGGGTGGAAGCCGGAAGTATTCCGTCACCTGATCGCGCGCATCGACCAGGAGCGTTTCTACCCCGAAGTCTCGGGCGCCGCGCTGCGCGCCGATCTCGGGATTGCGGAGGGGCTCGAGGTCCTGGTCATGATCTGCCGCCACGACCGGCTCAAGGCCGGAGGAGTGATGACGCTGCTCGACGCCGCGGAGGCCATCCATCGCGGGAGACCCGATGCCCGCATCGTCCTGCTGGGCGACGGTGATGCCCATGGTGAGATACTGGCCCGCATCGAGGAGATCCACACGCGGACCGGCAGCCATTTCATCCTCGCGCCGGGCGCTTCCCAGCGCACCGCCGAGGCCTTCGCGATGTCGGATCTGGTCGTGGCCACCGGTGCCCGCTCCGCCCTCGAGGCGATGGCCATTGGCAAGGTCGTCCTCTCGGTCGGCCCGAACGGGTTCTGCGGGGTACTCTCTCCCGAGACGATCGAGGGATTCCGTCGCTTCAATTTCGACAAGGGACGCCTGGCAGGCAATCCCCTCGCCGCCCGGGAAATCCTGGTGGATTGCGTGCTGCGGCTTCTGTCGGATGACGCGCTGCGCGGCGAGCTGGGCCGATTCTCGGAGCGCTACGCGCGCGAGCATCTCCTGATCCAGACCGCCGGGCCCGCCTATGAAGCGATGTACCGGGAAGCGATGAGGCGATGGCCCTCCGGGAGCTTCGCGCGCCTGGGCCTGTTCGGCAGCTGGGTCGGAACGTTCCTGCGCTTCCTCTCCTATCGACTCGAGAGACGCTTCGGGCTCACCAGCGCTCCTCCCCCGGAGGAAGTCGCGCCCCCTCCCGCCTCGCTCGATCCCGACTGGCGCCTCGGGATTCCCCTTTCGACCGTTCCCCGCCAGGGTTGA
- a CDS encoding patatin-like phospholipase family protein, giving the protein MSGVEGGGSRFALVLGAGGVRGIAHLGVLRRLVACGLRPDALVGCSAGALIAAFYAGAGIDAEELVDYGTAVTARHLLAYGLVLRRFRKVPSRIRERCDWFSDRLALLDRCDVDRLAFGVRRLGLLTFDTVSRRELFIATGANHHAVTLGDAARGSAAVPLLFPSRRIQRNGVRLRLIDGGVSRTLPVSNAFDPPFGARHVLAVKVSRMPGVLERPGGYFQSLQKRYGDRLILLDIDVPPLRSLFYSEDQNRSLVEAGERAVTPQLVARIRAWTEASG; this is encoded by the coding sequence ATGAGCGGGGTGGAGGGCGGCGGCTCCCGGTTCGCCCTGGTCCTTGGAGCGGGCGGAGTCCGGGGGATCGCGCACCTGGGCGTTCTCCGGCGCCTGGTGGCCTGCGGGCTGCGGCCCGACGCGCTGGTCGGCTGTTCGGCGGGAGCGCTCATTGCAGCTTTCTACGCCGGCGCCGGCATCGACGCGGAGGAGCTGGTCGACTATGGGACCGCGGTGACGGCACGCCACCTTCTCGCCTACGGGCTCGTGCTGCGTCGTTTTCGCAAAGTCCCTTCCCGAATACGCGAGCGCTGCGACTGGTTCAGCGATCGCCTGGCGCTGCTGGATCGCTGCGACGTCGATCGTCTCGCCTTCGGCGTGCGGCGGCTCGGGCTGCTCACCTTCGACACCGTTTCCCGCCGGGAGCTGTTCATCGCCACCGGCGCCAACCACCATGCGGTAACCCTGGGCGACGCCGCGCGCGGCAGCGCGGCGGTGCCGCTGCTCTTTCCTTCCCGCAGGATCCAGCGGAACGGCGTCCGGCTGCGCCTCATCGACGGCGGCGTGAGCCGAACGCTGCCGGTGTCCAACGCTTTCGATCCGCCCTTTGGCGCGCGGCACGTCCTGGCGGTGAAAGTGTCGAGGATGCCGGGCGTGCTCGAGCGGCCGGGCGGTTACTTCCAGTCCCTGCAAAAACGCTACGGGGATCGGCTCATCCTGCTCGATATCGACGTCCCGCCGTTGCGCTCGCTGTTCTACTCGGAGGACCAGAATCGCTCGCTCGTCGAGGCCGGCGAAAGGGCCGTGACGCCGCAGCTCGTCGCGCGGATTCGAGCGTGGACGGAGGCTTCGGGCTGA
- a CDS encoding DUF2127 domain-containing protein: MTRGAPAQKRAAGLYTIIAVKLGKSLLLFGITLGIYSLMGDDLQVELERFVRWLRLDPEHQFFADLGARLQVLTPASIAWIASGTLLYGVLLLVESIGLMFRVFWAAWLAIGETAFFIPIEIYHLMKDFSPAVFVLLVVNVAIVWYLVRNRSRLFHHASLAAKPYSAGAEPAP, from the coding sequence ATGACAAGAGGTGCTCCTGCGCAAAAGCGGGCTGCCGGGCTCTATACGATCATCGCCGTCAAGCTGGGCAAGAGCCTGCTCCTGTTCGGCATCACCCTCGGCATCTACAGCCTCATGGGAGACGACTTGCAGGTCGAGCTCGAGCGCTTCGTGCGCTGGCTCAGGCTCGATCCGGAGCATCAGTTCTTCGCCGATCTCGGCGCCAGGCTCCAGGTCCTGACCCCGGCGAGCATCGCCTGGATCGCGTCGGGCACGCTGCTCTATGGCGTGCTCCTGCTCGTCGAAAGCATCGGGCTGATGTTCCGGGTCTTCTGGGCGGCCTGGCTGGCCATCGGCGAGACGGCCTTCTTCATCCCCATCGAAATCTATCACCTGATGAAGGATTTCTCTCCGGCCGTCTTTGTGCTTCTGGTCGTCAACGTGGCGATCGTCTGGTACCTCGTGAGAAACCGAAGCCGGCTCTTCCACCACGCCTCCCTCGCGGCCAAGCCCTATTCAGCCGGGGCCGAGCCCGCGCCATGA